Part of the Leptolyngbya sp. BL0902 genome, AGCTGCGGGGATCGCTGGGCACCCTGCTGATGGGGGAACGGGTGGCGCTGAACTTGGCCATGCGACTGAGCGGCATTGCCACGGCCACGCGGCAGTATGTGGAGGCGCTGGCGGACTCTCCCACCCAGTTTGTGGATACCCGCAAAACCACCCCCGGATTGCGCCTGCTCGAAAAGTACGCCACCCGTGTGGGCGGAGCCTGCAACCATCGCCTGGGGCTGGATGATGCGGTGATGATCAAAGACAACCACATCGCCGCTGCTGGGGGCATTCGGGCGGCGGTGGAACAGGTGCGAAAAGCGATTCCCTACACCCTCAATATCGAAGTGGAGACCTCAGATTTAGATCAGGTCAACGAAGCCCTGGATTGCGGAGTAGACATCATCATGCTCGACAATATGCCGCCCGATTTGATGGCCGTGGCGGTGCAGATGATTCGGCAGGCCAACCCCCGCATTAGGATCGAAGCCTCCGGCAACGTCACCCTCGATACCCTGCGCCCCATCGCCGAGACGGGGGTGGATTTTATCTCCAGCAGCGCCCCCATCACCCGCGCCCCCTGGCTAGACCTCAGTATGCGGATGGTAGAGTAGGTCGCTAGAGTCAGCCTCCTCAGCCAATCCCCCATCCGCCGTTGCCTGCTCAGGATCCAGACTCTCGCCGGACATGATGCGGTTGCGCCCCTCCTGCTTGGCCCGGTAAAGCTGCCGATCCGTGGACGCCACCAGCCGATGGGATGCCTGACCAGCCTGCGGCACCACACTCACCACCCCCAGGCTGAGGGTGATGTAGTGGCTCACTTGGGAACTGGCGTGGGGAAGCTGAAGCTGGGCCACAGCGGCCTGCATTTGGTTAGCCAGGGCGAGGGCACCGGACAAATCCGTGTCTGGCAAAATGACGGCAAATTCCTCCCCGCCATAGCGGCTGACCAAATCCGTGGGGCGATTGACGCTATTTTGCAGGGCTTGGGCCACGTAGGTGAGACAGCTATCGCCGAGGAGATGGCCGTAGGTGTCGTTGTATTGTTTGAAATAGTCAATGTCGGCCAAAATGAGCGAAATGGGGGACTGTTGATCGGTCATCAATGGCCACTGTTCCGCCAAATATTCATCAAAACGGCGGCGATTCGGAATTTGGGTGAGGCTATCTACCCCGGCAATATGATTCGCTTCTTGAACTTTGGCGTGCCATTGATCATGAATAGCATCCCCATGTTCGCGCAGGGTGTCGAGGATGATTTCTAAATCAACATTGCGCTGGGAAATAGCGGCCACTAACATTTGCAGACGAGCTTCGGCCTGCTTTCTTTCTCGAATTTCAAGCTGGAGTCTTTTATTGGCCGTTTGGAGTTCCGCCTCAATGAAACTGCCGTGATCGGCCATAATTTGAATCACAACTTCTAAATCACGAAGCTGATCCTTCAGCTGATTATTCTCTGCCTGCAAAGTTTTGATTTGTTGCTCAAAATTTGGGGATGGCGGGTCGCTCGGCATGGCAGGGGAAGGGGAAAGACGCAGGGACAGAGAGGAGCGGTGGGCCGGGGAGGTATTATCGCTCTGACAGGGACGGGGCGCATGGGTGCTGAATCTCCCCACGGACAAAGTGAGACTCCAAAGCCTGAGAGTCTTTACTTTAGGCTGGCTACAACCGGGGGCTATGCAGTCATTTTAGTCGGAAAAATGCCGTAGGATGGCAGTATAGGTCACACTCTTAGTCTGAGTAATGGCTGAATAGCACGTCCCCCCGACGCGATGCCCCTCCACCCCTGACCCGTTACCCCAATCGATGGCCTCCACCTTCCAACCAAGCCGCAGGATTTCTCTGCGATCCCTGCTTATCGTCCCCTTTGTGCTGCAAATTGTAGGGGCTGTCGGCTTAGTGGGCTATCTCTCCTTTCGTAATGGCAACCGCGCCGTTAATGATGTGGCGGCCCAACTACGGAATGAACTCACCGCCCGCATTGATCAACAACTGCGGGACTACATCGAAATTCCCTTTCGTATCAACCAAATCAACGCAGCCTCCTTTGGGCGTGGGGAGATTGTGCTCACACAGTTGGAAGATGCCTACCCGTTTTGGCAACAATCTAAGACCTTTCCAACGACCAATTTAATCTACTGCGGTGGCGAGGCCGATGGCGCTTTTTTGAGCGTAGGCCGCGACAACAACCTAGAGATCCGACTGCTGTACAGCAACCCTGCTACAGACCTGCTCTTGCAATACCGAGAACTGGATGCGGAAGGCAACATTGGAGCACTCACCCAGGTGGGTCAAAGCCCCTACGATCCCCGCCTGCGCCCCTGGTATGAAGCAGCCGAAGCCGCCGGAGTGGCCACTTGGAGCGAAATTTATCTAGATTTTGATGCCCAAGTACCTGTGGTGACGGCTAGTCAGCCTGTTTATGACGCAACGGGTGCCTTGAAAGGCGTGTGTGCCACAGACTTTTTGCTGTCTGTGGAGATGGATGAATTTCTAGGACAGTTGCAGATTGGCCGGTCGGGGGAAGTGTTTGTGATGGAGCGGTCGGGGCGACTGGTATCTAGCTCCACCGCCGATGAAGAAGGTCTGATTCGGGGCGAGGGGGATGCCATCGAGCGCATTGCCGCCACCGAGAGCCAAAACCCCCTAGTTCGTAGCACGGCCCAATATTTGCTAGATCGATTCGGCGACCTTAACGCGATTCAGGCAGCCCAGCAGCTCAGCTTTGTGCTGGATGGGCAGCGAGAGCTAGTGCAAGTGTCGCCCTTTCAAGATGATCGGGGTCTAGATTGGCTGATTGTGGTGGCGGTGCCCGAAAGTGATTTCATGGCCCAAATTAATGCCAATACTCGCAATACCATTCTCCTAAGTTTAGGGGCGCTAGGGCTGGCGACTGCCCTAGGATTGTTGACCGCCACTCGCATTGCAAAACCTATTTTGCAAATCAATCAAGCCTCCCAAGCCATTGCCGATGGCCAACTCGATCAACACATTCCGGCCCAAAATATCGGTGAACTGGATGGCCTAGCCCAATCCTTCAACGGCATGGCCCAGCAGTTGCAGCAAGCGTTTCACGCCCTAGAGGCGGCCAATCGAGATTTGGAAAAGCGAGTTGAAGAACGCACTGCTGAATTGCAAGCCGCCAATGATAAGATTCTTTCCCTAAATCAACAATTGCAGTCTGAAAATCTGCGCATGAGCGCAGAACTAGCCGTAGCTAAGCAAATTCAGCAAATGATTTTGCCTCGGCAAGAAGAACTATCTCAGCTCGAGGAATTAGATATTGCTGGATTTATGCAATCTGCCGATGAAGTAGGTGGTGATTACTACGATGTCTTGCGCCATAATGGAAAAATTAAAATCGGCATTGGTGATGTGACTGGTCACGGACTAGAGAGCGGCCTCGTGATGCTAATGACGCAAACGGCTGTTCGCACGCTGCAAACCCACGACGAAACCGATCCTGTGAAGTTTCTGGATACTTTAAATCGCACTATTTATGACAATATCCAGCGGATGAATTCAACTAAAAACCTCACGCTTATGCTGCTAGATTATGCAGAGGGCCATTTGCAGCTAAGTGGCCAGCATGAAGAGGTTATTGTGGTTAAGGCTGACGGTGATACTCAGCAAATTGATACCTTTGACCTTGGCTTTCCCCTTGCTCTAGAAAACGATATCCGACCCTTTATTCAGCCCCTACAGCTTCAGCTAGACTCAGGAGATATCGTGGTTCTTTATACCGATGGTCTGACAGAAGCTATCAATGCCCAAAAACAGCAGTATGGACTAGAGAGATTAAAAAATATGATTCAGAAGCATCGCCAGCAGTCTGCCACTGACATTCGACATGCCATCATTGCTGATGTGCAAGACTATATTGGAGAAGAACCACTACGCGATGACTTAACCCTTGTTGTGCTCAAACAAAAATAATCCATCTCTGGTACCCCCCCCCATGAGTCACGTACTAACGGCCCAAACCTTTGGCGATTTTCAAGATGAAGCCATTGTCAGTCGCGAATATTTAACTATTGTTTTTTCGCCTAGTTCCTTACCTCTGAGAGAGCGCTGGCGCACTAATCGGCTGTCGGCTAACTTTCTGGCAGACTACTTTTCAACGTTTTTCCCTGGAGAGGGACAGCCCGCTGGTATGAATGATCCAAAGTCAGAACTCATGGGAATAATTACTTTCATCGCCAATGAGCTTTTAGAAAACGCGATGAAATTTAGTGATGTTGCTGCCACAGAGGCTGTTATGTTAACTCTGCAACTCTACCCTAACCGACTTGTCTTCCTAACTAAAAATCAAGTGAGCGAAGCAACCAAAAGTCAGTTTTTATCCTTTATTCAAAATCTAATTATCTCCGATCCTTCAGAACTCTACATCCAACATATTGAACAACAGGCGATGGATGAAGCTTCTACCAGTTCTGGGCTTGGAATTCTCACTATTGTGAATGACTATGCTGCCCGGATAGGGTGGCGTTTTGAACCTGTTGAGGGGGCTGGGACTAGCGTCACAACAAAAGTGCAGCTTGAAATTTAGCCTGCCCACTCTGCTAGATACTGCTGCTGACTATTAAATAGATAACGATTAACAAACCTATGGAAGCCCAAGCGAAAAATCAGGACATTCAAGGCGATGAATATAATGTTCGCTACGATGCTGCAACCTCAACGGTATTTTTTGAGGGTTCCCTCAGCCTGCCTGGGCTCGAAGACTTTACTCCGGTGATCAATCTACTCAATGCAGTGCTGGATAGTGCACCACCAAGACTTATCTTAAATCTCCGACAACTTGAATTTCTCAACAGCTCTGGAATTAGTATTCTCTCTCGTTTTGTGATTAAAGCCCGTGGCCAGTCTGAAACGACACTGATGCTCCATGGCTCGGAGACTATTATTTGGCAAAAGCGATCTTTGAGAAATCTTCAACGGCTCATGCCTTCTATAGAACTGGAGTGGGTCTAGGCAGGTTGCGCTAGCCCCTGTCAAGGGCTTCACGCGGAATCAGATCATGATGATGCCCAGGATCGCAATCTCAATGCTAAGGTCTTGCTTCCCTGGGAGAGAGGAGCTAGAAGGAGTCAAAGTGCCCCTCTCCATGGAAGAGGGCTGTAGGGTGAGGCCCTAAAGGGCAGATGGAAGGCGTTTCTCACGATTGCAGTCCTAGTCCGATCCCGACCTCAGGTTAAGCCAGGTGGATAATGCCAGAGATGACTGGGCCCAATGATCGGGTTAACAGCGCTGATAGCGATGGCTACCGGGGGGCGTTTGGGTAACGAGGCCCTCAAGTTCCAGATGCAGCAAGCTACTGAGGATATCTCCAGTGGGCCGATTGAGGGTTTGCACCAGGTAGTCCAGGGTAATGGGGGCGGTGGTGACGGCGGCCAAGACGGTGGCGAGATCGGAGGGGAGGTCTGCTGGGGCGGCTGTGGGCACGGGTAAAACCTGGGGATTTGCGGATTTTGGGGCGGTGAGGGCGGTGGCAGATTGGGCCGAGAGCGGCGGAGCATCGAGTTGAGGAATTTGACCGAGGTCTCGGATCAGGGTGGTGTCGTCCCAAATCATTTGGGCACCTTGGCGAATCAGGTCTAGGCACCCCAGACTGGAGGGGCTATCTAAGGAACCGGGCAGGGCGTAGACTTCGCGGCCATAGTCATTGGCAAGGCGGGCGGTGATCAAAGCACCGGAGCGCAGGGGGGCTTCAGTAACGACGGTGGCACGGCTAAGTCCGGCGATGATGCGGTTGCGGCGGGGAAAATGCGTGCGGTCGGGCGGGGTGTTGTTGGGGTGTTCGCTCAGCAGCAGCCCTTCTTTGGCAATGCGAGCTTGGAGGGCACGATTCTCCCAAGGGTAGCTATGGTCTACCCCAGTACCCAGCACGGCGATAGTCAGCCCTTTGCTGTCGAGGGCTTGGCTGTGGGCATAGCGATCAATACCACTGGCCAGCCCCGACACCACAATCACATCATGGCTGGCTAGTTGTTGCACAATGCGGCGCGTCCAGCGTTGGCCATAGGCCGATGGTTCGCGGGTGCCCACCATGGCCACCGAGGGCATGGTTTGTACAGCCTGGGCTAGCTCGGTGCGACCTTTGTAGTAGAGCAGGGGGGGTGGGTCAGTAATTTCGTAGAGCAGGGCGGGATAGTCTGGGTCGGCGGGAGTCCAAAAGTTGGCTCCCTGTTCCTCGTGGTGGCTCAGAACGTCATCGGGGTTCGTCCGCTGGCGATGCTCCGACATTTGTGCCGCCAGCAATAGCCCAATGCCCTCCACCTCCAGCAGGGCCGACTCTTCCGCCTGCCACGCCGTCGCCAAGCTACCAAAGTGGCTATGCAACCGCTTCAGCAATACTGGCCCCATCCCCTTGGCCTGAGCCCAGGCTACCCAGTAGGCACGTTCTGTGGTCAATGGTTCATCCCCCATGGTGTGCTGTTATTGTGCCCACGCCAGGGCGGTTATACACCCCATGGTCGTGGGCTTTCCTCCCTGCCCTCCCACCACTTCAACCGCCATGATCAAAGTAAGCCACGGAGAGGACGCATCGGCCAGACGTTCCCCTCGGTTCTCCGCCAGATTGCTGATCCGTACCTTCGGGCTACCGCTGTTCCATTGCTGCCAGGGAGGACGTTATGCCAAATACCCAATGGTCA contains:
- the nadC gene encoding carboxylating nicotinate-nucleotide diphosphorylase is translated as MPSDLPLSLPAILLDPPLQSWLQEDIGRGDWSTAGLGDLARRPGEAIWVAKAPGIIAGLPVAARVFHLLDPASRFDPQVAEGTFCEPGTVVAKLRGSLGTLLMGERVALNLAMRLSGIATATRQYVEALADSPTQFVDTRKTTPGLRLLEKYATRVGGACNHRLGLDDAVMIKDNHIAAAGGIRAAVEQVRKAIPYTLNIEVETSDLDQVNEALDCGVDIIMLDNMPPDLMAVAVQMIRQANPRIRIEASGNVTLDTLRPIAETGVDFISSSAPITRAPWLDLSMRMVE
- a CDS encoding diguanylate cyclase, which translates into the protein MPSDPPSPNFEQQIKTLQAENNQLKDQLRDLEVVIQIMADHGSFIEAELQTANKRLQLEIRERKQAEARLQMLVAAISQRNVDLEIILDTLREHGDAIHDQWHAKVQEANHIAGVDSLTQIPNRRRFDEYLAEQWPLMTDQQSPISLILADIDYFKQYNDTYGHLLGDSCLTYVAQALQNSVNRPTDLVSRYGGEEFAVILPDTDLSGALALANQMQAAVAQLQLPHASSQVSHYITLSLGVVSVVPQAGQASHRLVASTDRQLYRAKQEGRNRIMSGESLDPEQATADGGLAEEADSSDLLYHPHTEV
- a CDS encoding SpoIIE family protein phosphatase, with amino-acid sequence MASTFQPSRRISLRSLLIVPFVLQIVGAVGLVGYLSFRNGNRAVNDVAAQLRNELTARIDQQLRDYIEIPFRINQINAASFGRGEIVLTQLEDAYPFWQQSKTFPTTNLIYCGGEADGAFLSVGRDNNLEIRLLYSNPATDLLLQYRELDAEGNIGALTQVGQSPYDPRLRPWYEAAEAAGVATWSEIYLDFDAQVPVVTASQPVYDATGALKGVCATDFLLSVEMDEFLGQLQIGRSGEVFVMERSGRLVSSSTADEEGLIRGEGDAIERIAATESQNPLVRSTAQYLLDRFGDLNAIQAAQQLSFVLDGQRELVQVSPFQDDRGLDWLIVVAVPESDFMAQINANTRNTILLSLGALGLATALGLLTATRIAKPILQINQASQAIADGQLDQHIPAQNIGELDGLAQSFNGMAQQLQQAFHALEAANRDLEKRVEERTAELQAANDKILSLNQQLQSENLRMSAELAVAKQIQQMILPRQEELSQLEELDIAGFMQSADEVGGDYYDVLRHNGKIKIGIGDVTGHGLESGLVMLMTQTAVRTLQTHDETDPVKFLDTLNRTIYDNIQRMNSTKNLTLMLLDYAEGHLQLSGQHEEVIVVKADGDTQQIDTFDLGFPLALENDIRPFIQPLQLQLDSGDIVVLYTDGLTEAINAQKQQYGLERLKNMIQKHRQQSATDIRHAIIADVQDYIGEEPLRDDLTLVVLKQK
- a CDS encoding slr1658 superfamily regulator; amino-acid sequence: MSHVLTAQTFGDFQDEAIVSREYLTIVFSPSSLPLRERWRTNRLSANFLADYFSTFFPGEGQPAGMNDPKSELMGIITFIANELLENAMKFSDVAATEAVMLTLQLYPNRLVFLTKNQVSEATKSQFLSFIQNLIISDPSELYIQHIEQQAMDEASTSSGLGILTIVNDYAARIGWRFEPVEGAGTSVTTKVQLEI
- a CDS encoding slr1659 superfamily regulator, with amino-acid sequence MEAQAKNQDIQGDEYNVRYDAATSTVFFEGSLSLPGLEDFTPVINLLNAVLDSAPPRLILNLRQLEFLNSSGISILSRFVIKARGQSETTLMLHGSETIIWQKRSLRNLQRLMPSIELEWV
- the dprA gene encoding DNA-processing protein DprA, which encodes MGDEPLTTERAYWVAWAQAKGMGPVLLKRLHSHFGSLATAWQAEESALLEVEGIGLLLAAQMSEHRQRTNPDDVLSHHEEQGANFWTPADPDYPALLYEITDPPPLLYYKGRTELAQAVQTMPSVAMVGTREPSAYGQRWTRRIVQQLASHDVIVVSGLASGIDRYAHSQALDSKGLTIAVLGTGVDHSYPWENRALQARIAKEGLLLSEHPNNTPPDRTHFPRRNRIIAGLSRATVVTEAPLRSGALITARLANDYGREVYALPGSLDSPSSLGCLDLIRQGAQMIWDDTTLIRDLGQIPQLDAPPLSAQSATALTAPKSANPQVLPVPTAAPADLPSDLATVLAAVTTAPITLDYLVQTLNRPTGDILSSLLHLELEGLVTQTPPGSHRYQRC